GGCatcttttatattaaattagtaaaaaaaaatctttttattttaaaattgtattaatgaattgaattttgaacaaaagtattacaatttttattatgttatctgttttcattattattagtatttaaaaaatttatctctatatatatttgtattcattaaaaaaaattgtgattaaTGGTGAGAGTTGTGTGAAAAAAGTTCTTGAATAATCATCGTTTATATTTGGAGAAATAATCAATTGTCAAAATCAAGATTGAAAGTgctatatattttttgttgtgAATATTTGTCAATTCAGGAGATATCTTTTCTTATATTTGCATCTTTCTCGTGTGGTGTAGTTTTAGGTATTTTTGAGTCTTTTCTATACCTTGAAGagtagttaaattttttttttatagttttactTTATCAGATAACataaatgtttttgtttttatcattCTTTAGTTGCTTATGTCTATACCCCTATTTTTCATGTGCATTCTAGAGTGTGATCAAAAGACTAAATTGTCTCTTTTGTTGACGTATTTTCTTATTGTCATTGTATCATTCCCTTATCGTGGTCACTCCTTTGTTGTCGCACCATCATTGACTATGTGTTCTGTTATGGATGAACTCaaggaaaaaaaatgtcttTAATTATGCAATTCGAaagatatttttggattttgcaatctaaaagacatttttttcataaaaaaaaatatttgaattgtgAAATCTAAAAGTCACTCTTGAATTTCAGACTGTAAAATAAAAAGGACTcttgaattacataattcaaaagtttttacaataaaaatggATTTGCTAGTTGTGTAATTCATAagtttttttcatgaaaaaatgaattttggGTTACAAATTTTGGAAGTCTAGAAAAGCTTTCAGATCGTTTTAATATGAAAgtgaaaaaaatttatagattgggcaatttataacttttttcatGCAAAAAGTAACTTTCAAAATCCACAATGTTTtttcttgtaaaaaaaaatcgGATTACACAATCAGAAATCGCTATGTCAGGGCAAAGCAGGAATTTTGATCTTTATGAGGCGTAGAAAGAAATTATGGGGGTTCGAAAAGAAATCTGTCCACTCTTTCTGTTAACCATGCAATTATTGGGCCAGCCCACTAATAGTGCATGGAATATAGAATGGTTAATGATGGGTATTGTATCAGTGTTTTGCTATGTTACTGAAGTGTAGCACCAGCATCCCCAAGCTTCATGGATTTCTCAGAAACCTTGTTCCTTCTCCTTCTACCAAAACCAAAGCCAAAGCCGTGCATTTCCTTAATCAACATCAACCTCAAagcaaacaaaaaaacaaaccCATTGTTCCATTTAGCAGAGACAACAACACCAACATGAAGAAACacaaaaatttgaaattgaaattgaaagaaaagaagaaggatGAACCCAGAGTGTATACGAGGAACGTGATTGGAAAAATTTACAACATGCTAAAGTACTCAACCTGGGAAACAGCTGAATCAGAGCTCAACAATCTCCCTTTGAAGTGGGACTCATACACGGTGAACCGGGTTTTGAAGTCACACCCTCCAATGGAGAAAGCGTGGTTGTTCTTCAACTGGGCCTCTGGGCTCAGAGGGTTCAAGCACGACCAATACACTTACACCACCATGCTTGATATTTTCGGGGAAGCGGGGAGAGTATCTTCCATGAAGCACGTTTTCCAGACGATGCAGGAGAAGGGGATCAAGGTTGATTCTGTTACCTACACTTCCATGATGCATTGGCTTTCAAGTTCTGGGAACGTGGATGAGGCTATGCAAGTGTGGGAAGAAATGAAATCCAAAGGGTGTTACCCCACTGTTGTTTCTTACACGGCTTATATGAAGATTCTGtttgataataaaaaagtaaaggaGGCCACTCGTGTTTACAAGGAGATGATTAGCTCTGGTGTTCCTCCAAATTGCCACACTTACACTGTTCTAATGGACTATCTTATTGGGTCTGGTTAGTGTGCCTTGAACATGTTTGTCGTATGGTCTAGCTGGGCATTCAGTCCTTGTATGTGCTAGTTACTGAATGATGATTgataaaaaatgatataaatGTATAATTTGATTGTATGCCATTAGTTAATGAGTGTAAATTTTTTTCACTGCCTACCAAATACAAATCTTTTTAGATATGACCTCTAAAGTAACCATTATAGAAGTCAACGGTAGCCTATTATATTAACATTTGCAATCATGGAGTCCACCTTAGGACTTACTCAGAACCATATGATCTCCGTCTTGATGAAAGAATTTAAATGATGTATTTACTTTTGTTGCTTCATCTATACAGTTAAAGACATATTACTTGAGTTTACGTAAGTGCTTCTACTTGTCACTTTCCTGACTGTTACTGTcttttgtttgttatttttgtaTTGCAGGAAACTGCGAAGAGGCCCTAGAGATTTTTGAAAAGATGCAAGAGGCCGGGGCACAACCTGACAAAGCTGCATGCAACATTTTGATTGAGAGGTGTTCTAAAGTTGGTGGGACTGAGTTCATGACACATATCCTTCAGTACATGAAGGAAAACCGTCTTGTTCTCCGATACCCTGTTTTTGTTAAAGCATTGGAAGCTTTAAAAGTTGCTGGTGAGAGTGATACCCTTCTAAGGAAAGTCAATCCTCAGTTTTATATTGACTGTAGCATAacgaagaacaaaaatgatagTATCACAGTTGCTGCAGATTCTCCTACTAATATGGATAAAGAGCTTTTATTTGTTCTACTGAAAAATAGAAATGTTGTTGCTATTGACCATTTGCTTACAGGGATGATGCAAAAGAAACTATCCTTAGATCATACGGTTGTCTCAACCATTATTGAGGTAAATTGTAGTCATTGCCGACCTGAAGGTGCTTTGTTGGCTTTCAAGTACAGTGTTACAATGGGAATAGGTATTGCGAGAAAAGGATATCTCTCCTTAATGGGCTTGTTGACCAGATCAAATATGTTTTCAAAGTTGGTGTACATTGTTGAGGAAATGACTAGAGCTGGGCATTCACTTGGAATCTATCTGGCTTCACTTTTGATCTTTAGGCTTGGTTGTGCTAGGAAGCACACTTCTGCGATGaagattttcaatttattaCCTGATAACCATAAGTGCACCGCCACCTATACTGCTTTGATTAGTGTTTACTTCTCTGTTAAAAGAGTTAGAAAGGCACTTGAGATTTACAAAACCATGTGCAGCAAAGGATTTTGTCCTGTGTTAGGAACATATAATGTACTAATAGCCGGCTTAGAAAGAAATGGTAGATATGCTGAAGCAGATCATTATAGGAAAGCAAAGAAAACCCTGCATGCCAATAGTGGTTCACAGGAAAGTGTTTTGATAGAGGGAAAGATATGCAATCTTATATTTTCTGTGGATGTCATACTTTAATCTTGGTACTCTGGGAGTTTTCATTTTTGTATTCTAGTTGAGGGCATGGTGAATAGTTGCTACTGGAGAGTGGAGGAATGTTGGTTATGTAGCATATCTATCAAGAAATAAACCGACATTTTGATCCAAGATGCAGTTCATGAGAGATGCCAACAAGACTGTCATATACCTTCCACTTAAGGCAACTATATGATGCACAAAACCACTTTATGAAGTATGTTCACATCCATACGTTCATGCCTTTGTGAAGGAATGTGGGATGGCAGCTATTTTCTCAAAAAGTCCCTACATTATGCATAACTGCTTTGCATCTTTCTCTTTTCCTTACTTGTATTTGGTGATTTGTAGACAAAGTCATATTTCTAGTGTATATAGAAGGAATTGCAAACATTTTTGTCTAGTAAATTTTAACCTTTTCGCTGCATTAATTTTGACTGTCATTTAAAAAGTCCACACTTTTTAATCTTATAGTTAACACTTCTTAAATTCTATagaatttttacttttttaacatttctttattattagttaaactttattaaaatatataaaattaaacgaGTTTCTTTTGTTCTTTAGTAAGTCTCACTTATGATTTTTGAGTTAATTTTAGTAACTCTTCAGAAGtggtaaatattttattttcaaaaatgatttcaaagtaatcaataattataatgtttattaatcgtgttaaaatattaatattcttaCACTTTACCtttatatttacttatttaGAAATAAATGGTTTTATTATTACACATACATGTTTATCTGATATTTCATTAAGCTTTTtatgataatatattttcattaatttttaaaaataatgaacatgtttttatcttttatactTATCTTTAATAGGCTTAAATTCAtctctattttttataaatatgcaattttgggaaaaaaataagtttaaattcTCTTTTCATCTTTATACATTTGGAAAAGTGTAAATTTGATTCCTGTAAATTTTAATTAGACATTTCATCcactaatttttcaaaattaa
The sequence above is a segment of the Phaseolus vulgaris cultivar G19833 chromosome 2, P. vulgaris v2.0, whole genome shotgun sequence genome. Coding sequences within it:
- the LOC137813041 gene encoding pentatricopeptide repeat-containing protein At2g01390, which gives rise to MLLKCSTSIPKLHGFLRNLVPSPSTKTKAKAVHFLNQHQPQSKQKNKPIVPFSRDNNTNMKKHKNLKLKLKEKKKDEPRVYTRNVIGKIYNMLKYSTWETAESELNNLPLKWDSYTVNRVLKSHPPMEKAWLFFNWASGLRGFKHDQYTYTTMLDIFGEAGRVSSMKHVFQTMQEKGIKVDSVTYTSMMHWLSSSGNVDEAMQVWEEMKSKGCYPTVVSYTAYMKILFDNKKVKEATRVYKEMISSGVPPNCHTYTVLMDYLIGSGNCEEALEIFEKMQEAGAQPDKAACNILIERCSKVGGTEFMTHILQYMKENRLVLRYPVFVKALEALKVAGESDTLLRKVNPQFYIDCSITKNKNDSITVAADSPTNMDKELLFVLLKNRNVVAIDHLLTGMMQKKLSLDHTVVSTIIEVNCSHCRPEGALLAFKYSVTMGIGIARKGYLSLMGLLTRSNMFSKLVYIVEEMTRAGHSLGIYLASLLIFRLGCARKHTSAMKIFNLLPDNHKCTATYTALISVYFSVKRVRKALEIYKTMCSKGFCPVLGTYNVLIAGLERNGRYAEADHYRKAKKTLHANSGSQESVLIEGKICNLIFSVDVIL